One Aegilops tauschii subsp. strangulata cultivar AL8/78 chromosome 2, Aet v6.0, whole genome shotgun sequence genomic window, ACTGTACCTATCAAGCTACGCAAATATGCTAGGTTGTACCCCTAAAAAAATGATATGATCGGTCCACCCAAAGTAACAGGGAGATCTTTTTTCGACGTGAACAAAATAGAGGCGACTAGGCGAGCACACACCTCACCTCAGCGAGACATGTTTGTTGAACCTGTGTACGCAGGTCTGGTTTTTGTATGTAGTACCTGTAGTATCTGTCTCTCTTTGTATGTACGTGTATCTTAGGAGACAAGATACCGGTCGCACCCTttgtacctatatatatgtgcctagtgcacgatcaatcaattatcgatgcaccaaatcattctctacatGGTATCTATCGCAAGTCGATCTTCCAGCTTccgctaaccctagccgccgcctcgggccgccgccgccgccccaagccgccgccaccacccctcctccccgcgcgcgccacctctccaccgcgcgcctccacgccgcgccgtcccttcccgccgcgccgcctctccttagccgcgccgccgcctttCTCCATGTCTTCCAACACCTCCACCTACTCCAACCCCTTCGCCGTCGACCCTGTCGAGATCCGCGACATCAACGTCCATGCACGCGTCCCCGTGACTCTCGACGCCTCCAACTCCACGTACTTCACGCTGCTCTTCCGCGAGAACAATCTCGTGGATCACGTGGATGGCACCGTGGACTCCCGCACCATGGTGGCCGACGCCGAGTGGACCGCGATCGACGCCACGATCATCCGGTGGTTCTTCACCACCATCTCCAAGGACTTGTTCCACACGGTCGTGAGTGCCGGCGACGACGCCCGCACCCTGTGGGTCAAGCTGAAcggcctcttcaccgacaacCAGCTTCAGCGCCGCGTTTTTTTGCAGCAGGAATTTTTTGACTGTCATCAGGATGAACAGTCCATTGATGACTACTGCCGCCGCCTGAAGACGTTGGCGGACGAGCTCCGTGACATTGGAGCCAAGGTGGACGACGACCTCCTCCTTAGCACGCTCACCGCCGGCCTCAACGAGGACTTCGGCAACGCCACCTCTAACCTCACCTTGATGTCGGAGCCCTCCTTCCCCAAGTTTGTGGCGTACTTGAGGTTGGAGGAGCGCCGGATGAAGGGGGTCAAAAAGCGTGTGCAGCACCACGCCCTCGCTGCCGGCACCTCCCGCGGCGCCCCTCCACCAACCGCCCCACCCGCGCCGCGCTAGCAGCCGCCGCCACCAGCGCCTCTGGGGTACTTCCCCCTCTCGCCCCTCCCGCTGCCCCCCAGCAGCCAGGTGGCGGACGCCGCGGCAACCGCCGCGGGGGCGGCCGCAAGCAGCAACAGGCGCCGGGGGGGCCGTCAG contains:
- the LOC109748493 gene encoding uncharacterized protein, producing the protein MSSNTSTYSNPFAVDPVEIRDINVHARVPVTLDASNSTYFTLLFRENNLVDHVDGTVDSRTMVADAEWTAIDATIIRWFFTTISKDLFHTVVSAGDDARTLWVKLNGLFTDNQLQRRVFLQQEFFDCHQDEQSIDDYCRRLKTLADELRDIGAKVDDDLLLSTLTAGLNEDFGNATSNLTLMSEPSFPKFVAYLRLEERRMKGVKKRVQHHALAAGTSRGAPPPTAPPAPR